A genomic stretch from Setaria italica strain Yugu1 chromosome VII, Setaria_italica_v2.0, whole genome shotgun sequence includes:
- the LOC101774938 gene encoding WD repeat-containing protein 48, whose translation MHRVGSAGNTAGSTRPRKEKRFTYVLNDADAKKHCAGINCLAYLNGSANSTSDYLFSGSRDGTLKRWELNNGDASFSATFESHVDWVNDAIIVGEKLVSCSSDTTLKVWNCFSDGACTRTLRQHSDYVICLAAAEKNSNIVASGGLGGEVFIWDLDAALAPVAKSADAKEDEVPNGNSGPALTTLCNVNSSSNIASSNGQSHGYSPIAAKGHKDSVYALAMNDTGTLLVSGGTEKVVRVWDPRTGSKKMKLRGHTDNIRTLLLDSTGRYCLSGSSDSMIRLWDLGQQRCVHSYAVHTDSVWALASTPSFGHVYSGGRDQSVYLTDLSTRESVLLCTNEYPILQLSLQDDTIWVATTDSSVYGWPAEGHTPQKVFEKGGSFLAGNLSFSRARASLEGSAPVPVYKEPSLVIPGVPAIIQHEIMNNRRHVLTKDTAGSVKLWEITRGAVIEDFGKVSFEDKKKELFEMVSIPAWFTMDARLGCLSVHLDTPQCFSAEIYAVDLNVSGAQEDLKINLAQETLRGLLVHWSKRKQKSGSHSLSNGDSSSGKDLPSKDSPRSRSEVDDGTENHATHVLPSFEFSTVSPPSIITEGSSGGPWRKRITDLDGTEGDLPWWCVDCVTHNRYPKENTKCGFYLHPAEGSPAPNITQGKLSAPRILRIHKVANYVVEKLVLEKPLDGGSDSTFAMGLSSGQSQLSALDSSSRIGLKAWQKLKPCVEILCNNQVLSPEMSLATVRTYIWKKPEDLILHYRVVQSR comes from the exons ATGCATCGTGTTGGGAGTGCTGGTAACACGGCCGGCTCGACTCGACCGAGAAAGGAGAAGCGCTTCACGTATGTGCTAAATGATGCTGATGCTAAAAAG CATTGTGCAGGGATTAACTGCTTGGCTTATCTAAATGGTTCTGCAAATAGTACAAGTGATTATCTTTTTAGCGGGAGTCGAGATGGTACCTTGAAACGATGGGAATTAAATAATGGGGATGCAAGTTTCTCAGCAACTTTTGAGTCACATGTCGATTGG GTTAATGATGCTATCATAGTTGGTGAGAAGCTTGTTTCCTGTTCCTCAGACACCACCCTGAAG GTGTGGAATTGCTTCTCTGATGGTGCCTGTACCAGGACTCTCCGCCAGCATTCTGATTATGTGATTTGTCTTGCTGCTGCTGAGAAGAAT AGTAACATTGTCGCCTCTGGTGGTCTTGGTGGTGAGGTCTTCATTTGGGACCTTGATGCTGCTCTTGCTCCTGTAGCCAAATCTGCGGATGCAAAAGAGGATGAAGTTCCTAATGGAAACTCCGGACCTGCTTTGACAACTCTGTGCAATGTAAATTCTAGTAGTAACATTGCTTCCTCTAATGGACAATCACATGGGTACAGTCCAATTGCCGCCAAAGGTCACAAAGATTCAGTTTATGCACTGGCTATGAATGATACAGGAACCCTTCTTGTCTCTGGTGGCACTGAAAAG GTTGTTCGAGTGTGGGATCCCAGGACAGGTTCAAAAAAGATGAAATTGAGGGGGCACACAGACAATATCAGGACCTTGCTTCTTGATTCTACAGGAAG GTATTGTCTATCAGGATCATCTGATTCGATGATAAG ACTATGGGATCTAGGACAGCAGCGTTGTGTCCATTCTTATGCTGTGCATACTGATTCAGTTTGGGCACTTGCAAGCACTCCTTCATTTGGTCATGTCTACAGTGGTGGAAGAGACCAATCT GTATACCTGACAGATTTGTCAACAAGAGAGAGTGTCTTACTCTGCACAAATGAATACCCTATTCTACAGCTGTCTCTGCAAGATGACACAATATGGGTTGCAACAACCGATTCTTCTGTTTATGGATGGCCAGCTGAAGGACACACACCCCAAAAGGTCTTCGAAAAGGGTGGCTCATTCTTAGCTGGGAATTTGTCATTCTCAAGGGCAAGAGCTTCTTTAGAGGGATCAGCACCT GTGCCTGTATACAAAGAACCATCTTTGGTTATCCCAGGAGTTCCAGCAATAATTCAGCATGAGATAATGAATAATAGGAGGCATGTACTGACAAAG GATACTGCTGGTTCTGTCAAGCTGTGGGAGATTACCCGGGGAGCTGTTATTGAAGACTTTGGCAAg GTTTCTTTTGAAGATAAGAAAAAAGAGTTGTTTGAGATG GTAAGCATACCTGCCTGGTTCACCATGGATGCTCGATTGGGATGCTTGTCTGTACACCTGGATACTCCACAATGCTTTTCTGCAGAAATATATGCGGTTGACCTAAATGTTTCTGGAGCACAAGAAGACCTTAAG ATTAATTTGGCTCAGGAGACCCTTCGTGGTTTGCTAGTTCATTGGAGTAAAAGAAAACAGAAGTCTGGTTCACATAGCTTGTCGAATGGTGATAGTTCATCAGGGAAGGATCTTCCTTCAAAAGACTCACCGCGGTCAAGATCCGAGGTGGATGATGGGACCGAAAACCATGCAACTCATGTGCTTCCGTCATTTGAGTTTTCCACGGTTTCGCCTCCGTCAATTATCACGGAAGGTTCTAGTGGAGGGCCCTGGAGAAAGAGAATTACTGATTTGGATGGAACTGAGGGTGATCTCCCATGGTGGTGTGTTGACTGTGTCACGCACAATCGTTATCCAAAGGAGAATACAAA ATGCGGCTTTTATTTGCATCCTGCTGAGGGATCACCAGCACCGAACATAACTCAAGGCAAGCTGAGTGCTCCACGGATATTGCGGATTCACAAA GTAGCTAATTATGTGGTCGAGAAACTCGTTCTTGAAAAACCATTGGACGGAGGCTCTGACAGCACATTTGCTATGGGATTGAGTTCTGGTCAATCGCAGCTCTCAGCGCTAGATAGTTCTTCGCGGATTGGACTAAAGGCATGGCAAAAACTAAAGCCATGTGTAGAGATATTGTGCAATAACCAG GTTCTATCGCCAGAGATGAGTTTGGCTACAGTGAGAACATATATTTGGAAGAAGCCGGAAGACTTAATTCTTCATTATAGAGTGGTGCAGTCGAGATGA
- the LOC105914798 gene encoding early nodulin-75-like: MELVPQRHDPPVEAAPAAITQEHEEPKPPVIDHVQEPPQVDPPADEPVQELPAEERVQETPPVEPPAEEPPSQEPVQETPPVEPSVPEPAPPQVAPPAPPPPPAPTPTVALALAQEDPPHYESDGGSSGGTGDDWNTGDGARRRRDRRARRRPPRRGRRHGFPLGMVAVPVVILLVAAARSRRQAQ; this comes from the coding sequence ATGGAGTTGGTGCCCCAGCGCCATGACCCGCCGGTCGAGGCGGCTCCGGCGGCCATCACGCAAGAACACGAAGAGCCGAAGCCGCCGGTGATTGATCACGTGCAAGAGCCGCCACAGGTTGATCCACCAGCTGACGAACCTGTGCAAGAACTACCCGCCGAAGAACGAGTGCAAGAGACGCCACCGGTTGAGCCGCCAGCTGAAGAACCACCCAGCCAAGAACCGGTGCAAGAGACGCCACCGGTTGAGCCATCAGTTCCAGAACCAGCGCCCCCGCAGGTCgctccgccggcaccgccgccgccgcctgctccgacACCGACAGTCGCACTCGCACTCGCACAAGAGGATCCTCCACACTACGAATCTGACGGTGGGTCATCGGGTGGCACCGGAGACGACTGGAACACGGGCGACGGTGCCAGGAGGAGGCGAGAccggagagcgcggcggcggccacctcgGCGAGGGAGGCGCCACGGCTTCCCGCTGGGCATGGTGGCTGTCCCTGTGGTGATCCTGCTCGTGGCCGCCGCCAGGAGCCGGCGGCAGGCGCAGTGA
- the LOC101774548 gene encoding fibrous sheath CABYR-binding protein-like — MDMDLDLGVQVTCPPAPGEDFAFATSETDAAFLVLAHLPGYAKDEVEVRVGTGGTEVAVACARKDAFSVEAAAARVRVAHRQVVDGFRRAFDVPPGVDVGRITVGFEEDDGLLVIIMPKLWPDPTDGGGDEDEEARLDVESDGCECESSSPSAESDSDVDVEMELELGDEASSLDLEHEDWVDVESEEEEPEPPRDVPVVTEVPVVTDVAVETPVPVVTDVAVETSVEVEEDRNVPVETPVEVEEDRDVPVETPVEVEEDRDVPVETPVEVEAEPRVVDIECDVVFEQAEPEPLVETPIEVLGPPHREPEPPADVPNPPVDIQCDVETKPEPPAALEPEEPKPPAEEPVQEPPAEEPAQVEPPAEEPVPKPPAEEPAVEETPVQEPVEEPAVEETPVQEPVEEPAVEETPVQEPVEEPADETPVQEPVEEPAVEETPVQEPVEEPAQEPPVEPPKPATPPESPSGSEDGNSDKDDPGGAEDGRRRRGRRGGRRPRRGRRRGLGLGMVVAPALILLALAVAAARRRRQQQQRG, encoded by the exons ATGGACATGGACCTCGACCTCGGTGTGCAAGTCACCTGCCCGCCCGCACCCGGCGAGGACTTCGCCTTCGCCACCTCCGAGACCGACGCCGCCTTCCTCGTCCTCGCCCACCTCCCTG GCTACGCCAAGGATGAGGTCGAGGTCCGCGTCGGAACGGGCGGCACGGAGGTCGCCGTCGCGTGCGCGAGGAAGGATGCGTTctcggtggaggcggcggcggcgagggtgcgGGTGGCGCACCGGCAGGTGGTCGACGGGTTCCGCCGCGCGTTCGACGTGCCGCCGGGCGTGGACGTGGGCCGGATCACCGTCGGCTTCGAGGAGGACGACGGGCTGCTCGTCATCATCATGCCCAAGCTGTGGCCGGATCCGACGGATGGCGGcggggacgaggacgaggaggcgcgGCTCGACGTGGAGAGCGACGGCTGCGAGTGCGAGTCGTCGTCGCCCAGCGCGGAAAGCGACAGTGATGTCGACGTCGAGATGGAGCTGGAGCTCGGCGATGAGGCGTCCAGCCTCGATTTGGAGCATGAGGATTGGGTCGACGTCGagtcggaggaggaagagccgGAGCCGCCGCGCGACGTGCCGGTGGTTACGGAGGTGCCGGTGGTGACTGATGTGGCGGTGGAGACTCCGGTGCCGGTGGTCACGGACGTGGCGGTGGAGACGTCcgtggaggtagaggaggaccGCAACGTTCCGGTGGAGACTCCtgttgaggtggaggaggatcgCGACGTTCCAGTGGAGAcgccggtggaggtggaggaggatcgCGACGTGCCCGTGGAGACGCCGGTCGAGGTCGAGGCCGAGCCGCGCGTGGTGGACATCGAGTGCGACGTCGTGTTCGAGcaggcggagccggagccgctgGTGGAGACGCCGATCGAAGTGCTCGGGCCGCCGCACCGCGagccggagccgccggccgACGTGCCGAACCCGCCGGTGGACATCCAGTGCGACGTGGAGACCAAGCCCGAGCCGCCCGCTGCGCTGGAACCCGAGGAGCCAAAGCCACCCGCCGAGGAACCTGTGCAAGAGCCGCCGGCCGAAGAGCCGGCACAGGTTGAGCCGCCTGCCGAAGAACCGGTGCCGAAGCCGCCTGCCGAAGAACCCGCAGTGGAAGAGACGCCGGTCCAAGAGCCAGTGGAAGAACCCGCAGTGGAAGAGACGCCGGTCCAAGAGCCAGTGGAAGAACCCGCAGTGGAAGAGACGCCGGTCCAAGAGCCAGTGGAAGAACCCGCAGACGAGACGCCGGTCCAAGAGCCAGTGGAAGAACCCGCAGTGGAAGAGACGCCGGTCCAAGAGCCAGTGGAAGAACCGGCGCAAGAGCCGCCGGTCGAGCCACCAAAACCAGCGACCCCACCAGAATCTCCTTCAGGCAGCGAGGATGGCAATTCTGACAAGGACGACCCTGGAGGTGCTGAGGACGGCAGGAGGAGGCGTGGCAggagaggagggcggcggccgcggcgagggaggcgcCGAGGCCTCGGGCTGGGAATGGTGGTCGCCCCCGCGCTGATCCTGCTCGCGctcgcggtggccgcggcgaggaggcggcggcagcagcagcaacgcgGGTGA